In Ascaphus truei isolate aAscTru1 chromosome 2, aAscTru1.hap1, whole genome shotgun sequence, the genomic stretch tcttgccgtagctcactcttcccctccccatcaactgtacaaacatcattgtcaccttgtaaactacgtttttgcgcccctttcttgggtccggtcgtgtccattatttccacttatacctccccctctattgggccactctctaccatttcttcccttcttaagtcctcatacattgctgttatagccggatcaagccctccctcttgggaactctccatctcacaaattcccagaccctccactgtctcttcctcttctagcacaatgcccccttttgctgcctgggcatatgtcctttttgtgcactgccatgccaagtgtccttcctctctgcatagatggcatctcttagggactccacagttggctgcagtatgtccctcttccccacaattacggcacacaattcccgttttcgtgcaaccctcctttgtatgtccatgcactggcgacacactttattcgagctcggctagtcccacgaattcgggtatacccgggtgtatagaggtttgtgactgttttctgcccgagtgcattgaggtattttccaggcagggattgaagcattttattcccgctggctgcaatactgcacagtatatatatatatatactgctttacaattcatgaatttatgccatctggtagacacgcgaagcattgcagcctattaaatcctaatcattatcatttaacagatcagccgcccgtcagccaggcatgaacccaggctgggaaggcaaacgcaacggggcttgtcagaggtgaggagcggcgcattccaggtatctgccaggtacatactgggtatttgctcgaataaagtgtgtcggtgcagtaagtgtggcaatgcctgcaatatagaggctgtcccgggtaaaacaaaaaacctctgtcccctctgatattgaacatggccggtgggtgtgtcactcctcccgcacatgatggatcccgtctgaaccgtacccagaaacgtctcttcccgttgaacatgccatatgggtttttaagttcttcacctcctctgatcatttcacaataccgtttcaaaaaagtcacaatctcctctttccttgcatacggattgtacatgtgaagtaccaATGGTCTCTCCTCCaacataaaacttggaattaccttgatgccatgtaagatcgggtcaccagacttcttcttgcacttttcaaaagtgcaccaaacatccgcttcttgatgacaggtcaggtcataaatcccctgtgcagggaaatcctgaaggcagaagatcctctcagcgtccagaccgatcaattgcttcagcaccttctccactatccacagcaggttcactcgacttctctcggtctcctcgatcaggaaccgaatggaattgcgcgttccagcttgcgacgtcatctctgctctcccaagctcaggtgcggcaccccaaaagcagcaagggactttagccagtaaaggcgatgtcccagggcaaaggtgccggcccctcacttccgcatctgctcgctcagaaccgctcgctcaggatcactcctcttagctcgagatggcgtgcccccccaaaagcagcaggagtctttagtccccgaagggacgatgactcaaggccaaggggacacagtctcagctacacagctgtttcgaccttgatgggtctcatcagtgtggggttgattttaactgggtatgcaaagaggctatgggataggctataccataatactgagttaagttatggtgagtaaaaaaagtgacaaaaaccctccacaggaaagcaactatgcaaatacaactgtatgctcatctgcatgttttaggcaggtctgcaaccccgcctttccccattatcatccagcatacagcacttcccctgcagcaagggattctgggaaatgacatgcaaatgagcacacagtgtcactttttgcctcaaaaaccatttttaacatggttccctatagacttaagcttgctgcattgtcacagctttgagcacagccaggattaaggtgcatacccagaaaaccacccacagacagctgtttcgaccttgatgggtctcatcagtgtggggttgattttaactgggtatgcaaagaggctatgggataggctataccataatactgagttaagttatggtgagtaaaaaaagtgacactttttttactcaccataacttaacacagtattatggtatagcctatcccatagcctctttgcatacccagttaaaatcaaccccacactgatgagacccatcaaggtcgaaacagctgtctgtgggtggttttctgggtatgcaccttaatcctggctgtgctcaaagctgtgaccatgcagcaagcttaagcctatagggaaccatgttaaaaatggtttttgaggcaaaaagtgacactgtgtgctcatttgcatgtcatttcccagaatcccttgctgcagtggaagtgctgtatgctgggtgataatggggaaaggcggggttgcagacctgcctaagacatgcagatgagcatacagttgtatttgcatatatatatagatatatatattgttttttcgaTTTCCTCCCCCGCTCTTGCCCCCCACTATAATTATTAGGGCACTTCTGGTTTTAACGGCACTGTAGCTCATACAAAGCACATATACTGCTTCTTAAATTTTAACCCTTCAGGCATCACATGTCAAAGACCATGCTATAGACTGCAGCATTTTCATTTCCTttcttttctctatgcagtggaagaaatacataagACCGTATAACATTGGTGGTGTAGAACCTACTGAAATGGGTGTACCATGACGTATGCTTAAAATATTTAGGCCAAAGTAtagaactaaatgacccatatttatgaagacAGAATATAGATAATatacatagtaatgtactaaattatgtcaagttggatgtagcattggagtATTTtggtctcttgttgtatacattaggtcaggggagcgcaatcttttctcctacgcccctccttaccttggttcctgcgttctgggcgtcatgacaccacgttgccatagcaacgtgacgtcacatgaccccgcggcgtcatttgacacggggttgccatggcgacgtgtctccaGAAGCCGACTTAACCAAGGTAAGTGCactttacagaggcctttgccgcatccccgtcatttaatttaagtgccttcaagaagcgcgcagggcctctgtaaaccctatGCCCCTGTGGGGGCccaaccccccagtttgcgcaccgctgcattaggtCACAATCCCAGTGCACTCCAAATtagacaaatatatacatatacaatgtagtgggtttgggttttgagcttgctaagactgtAAGTTACTAGAAGTAGATTGATTGATTGGTTGGTCTGTTCTTGAGATCGTCCTTGTCTGCTTTCTtctggatgaggataactattaTATTCTGgcattttcctgttcttcaagcagcatgcaGAGTTTTGCATGGAGTTTCTTTACTTCCCcggcttctttcaagatttcagttgtaattccatcttccccgggggccttcccattcttcagGAATTTGACTGCCTTTGCACCACCAATGATGCACCATGCAAAGGACGCATGCTACACTATTGATCTCTTCTCGTACAATTTCATGcagaagtcctcaactctcttttATGATAATTGCACAATCTCTTGTATTGTTGATCAatcgtcttgtttgagtgcaCTGATTGGGAAGAAGAAAATCATAAGTCACCGAGTTTGTCTTCAAACTTTTGTTATTTTCGATAGTCTTTGTCACCATATCAGTTACATTTTCTTATTGCTTCATTACTTGCTGTTTCATTAGTAATTTCTTTGTCTCatctgatatttttttttactctgttaTTGTTAGCGATAACTCCAGTTATTTCTTCTCTTTCAACTGCAGTCTTTATAAGTTCTTCATAATTGTTAGCGTCCCCATGCATTTGTAGCAAGCTGAAGGCTATTTTTATTTAGCTCTTCTTTAAATTTTCTGCTATTCTTGGTTTGTTTTTATCTTCTTTTTAATCCATATACTTTATATTTTGCTTTCAGATGTAATTTGCAATGATCACTCCTTGAGTAACAACGGTTTAgaactgtgcagtcttcaatcacgtGTTTCTTGCAAGCTAGGATATAGTACATGTCATTCTTGATTCTATTGGCTACGCCTCATGTCCATTTTCTAGATAATTTCTTCTTGGAGAATGAATTCATGATGctgaagttttcacattctgcacaTTCTGCAAATCTGTGTTCACATTAATTTCTGTTACCATAATCATACTTATCAACCAATGCTTCGTATTTCTGCTGAAcgccaatctttgcattgaaatctcccataatgatcttgaggtgACATCCTTTGTTAAAgtggttgatttcatggtagaagtcttccacttcattttctgtgtgacttgatgttggggcatacacttggattatttgacGTCTGCATCTTTGTCAATTTAATAACAATTCTGGATTCTCTTTGCAATGACCTTTCTTACTCCATTGTTATCAAGATGTGGAGAAACAACATAGTGACGTCTACAccactgattcttccattttCTGTACCTACTATAATGTAAAAGGTGTCTGCTTTTAGCTCAATGGGGACATCATCTTTTTTACTTCATTAATGTgaacaatatcccatttaatcttGTCATGGTCGTCTTCCTGTTCTTGCAGTGATGCTTTAGTGGAGAGAGTCCGACACTTGTAGGTAGCCAGATTTAGATTGAAAATACAGCTTTTCCTTTACCTTCTCCGCCATACCTTGTTGCTGAATGCTGTCAAGCCCAGAGACAATCAGTCTTCCGGAAAATGCAGGACATTGCTTTTCAGtgttttcatacagtatttgGGGGTTTAGACTTTACTTGTCACCCTGGCCTCATTTGTATGTTGGCCGTTCCCGCTTTCTTGAACATCCGTTGTCACCTTCCCATGACTTTGAGCAGTGAGATAATCATCTGAAGTTCTTTAACTTTATTAACATTGAAATTGTCCATGAGAAGTAATCATGTGGAGTGCGCACATGTACCCTTAGGTAATCGATTCAgtaataaatacaaatgatatacattttaaaattaaGTCACTGAGCTTCTAGAAACAATTTTCAGGTCTTTGATGGCCTCCATCAATGTCCTTGTGGACACTGGGGACCAGGACGGGAGACAATTTTAAGAACATGGATATAAAGAGAACATTTTGTTAATTAAGCAGTGATAAAGTACATTTTGCAAATTATTTTATTAGTAATCTGCTTTCAGTAATTTGATTTACAGAAATAATTTCAGTTCTATATTTTTTGTTTACTCCTGTTAGAAAACTTCCTGAAGGAGGAGCACAGCGAGAGCTCTGAGATGTCCAGAAACTGTCTTATTCCTTGTAGTCCAGACGTGCCAAAACTCAATAATTCCTGTCACATGTTGGACACGTGcaaggaaccagtgccacatgatggtgaatttacaggcattgtacagcacacagcacagactGACTCGAAGTATAGGTCAAGCAAAAGATATGAGAGAGATTTAAGAAGAAATCATGGTGCCCTGCTTTCTGTCTGCTGTGATTGTGATATAAGCTTCTCACTGGATAGGGACCTTGCCACACATGTTTGTGTCCACACTAGGGAGCTACCTTTTACCTGTACAGACTCTGAAAACAGTTTTTCACTTAAGGGAAAACTCCTTTCACACCAGAGAATTCAAACAGCACAgaattattttaattgtacagagtgtggaaaacAACTCCGTACTAAGAGGAGCCTTCTAAGCCACGAGaatattcatacaggggagaaacattTCAAATGTACAGAATGTGGGAAACAACTCAATACTAAAAAAAGCCTCCTAAGGCACGAGAAAATTCATACAGGGGAAAAACATTTCAAATGTGCAGAGTgcgggaaacaattcagtactaagggGAGCCTCCTAACACACGAGAATATTCATTCTGGGGAGAAACATTTCAAATGTACATCATGTGGCAAACAATTCAGCAGTAAGGACTATCTCCTCAAACACCAGAATATTCATACTGGGAAGATACCTTTCAAATGTTcagagtgtgagaaacaatttACTACTAAGGGCAGCCTCCTCaaacaccagatgattcatacaggggtgaaacctttcacatgtgcagagtgtgggaaatgCTTTTCACGGAAGGGCAGCCTCCTCTTACACCacagaatccacacaggggagaaacctttcccatgtacagaatgtgagaaacaattcagtactaaggaGAGCCTCCTTctacaccagatgattcatacaggggtgaaacctttcacatgtgcaGTGTGTGGTAACCGCTTTTCACGGAAGAGCGGTCTCCTCGAACACGAGAGGATTCACACCggggagaaacctttcccatgttcagagtgtggggaACAATTTCGTATTAAGGCATTCCTCCTCACACACCAGATGATTCACACAGGggtgaaacctttcacatgtgcagagtgtggtaacagattttcacGGAAGAGTGGTCTCCTTGGACATGAGAAGATTCATACAGGGGTGAAACCTTTCTCATGTGTagagtgtgggaaaagttttTCACGGAAGAGCAGCCTCCTCATACACCTCAGGATCCACACAGGTGAGAAACCTTttccatgtacagagtgtgagaaacaattcagtattaaggaGAGCCTCCTCcaacaccagatgattcatacaggggagaaacctttcccatgtacagagtgtgggaaaagcttttctcaTAAGAGATACCTCCTGCAACACCACAGTTTTCATACAAGTGAGAAACCACTTGTTTGTTCGGAGTAAGTTTTTCCAATATACCGGTATCGTATTAAAACCATAGTGATAAAAACAACTGGTAACTTGATACTTACCATTAGTTATGACAGTGGTATTTTTATCTTCCacctgcagagaggtgagtgtgggggggtctGGCAAAGAGAGGATGGGTTGGCAGAGAGAGATTAAGAAATAATGactaaagtggggtagggatctTTGCCAATCCTATTTTCTTGTACcagtgggagagggagtggctcagtgagtaactacagtgactggcactgagagtttgaagcaggtgagcctggttcaattcccggtgtcggctccttgtgaccttgggcaagtcactttatctccctgtgcctcagacaccaaaaacatagattgtaagctccacggggcagggacctgtgcctgcaaaatgtctctgtatagcgctgcgtacaactagcagtgctatacaagaacatgctattattattatcaataaaTGAAGTGAATGTCACAAGTTTCTGTGGGGCATACAGATTTTGGTATCCAAAGTAAATTGGCAAGTGGAAAAGAATAACAGTGCATGCTCAATTTCCACCCAACATTTAGCCTCAATAAACGTATGCCAATCCATGAGAAGCAATCTGGACTACTACCAAATGCAGTGTAAAGTTAAGAAGAGCTACACCTCTGTATCCCCAcacaaacaagattttatcttgtTAAACGGGCCTTAAGTTAAGTTAAGGTGTACAGCGTTAACTAAATATTAATTAATCCACTCATCTTCTGTCATTATTGTTGTCTTCCTCTGTACTATTATACcgagggggaagcaggggggagggagaggaagcccTGCTCAGCTGGTGCCGTATAGGTAAGTATATGTAGTAAGTAGTAGGGTCtggtgctacatccaatatagaTGAATAATGCTAAACTAGAGGAAAAGGAACCCGGTATGGTAGAGCATATATGTACCACCTTATTTTAACATAATTAGAATTAAAGATTTGATTTTAGCATCTACAACGTATCATTGTTTACTCGGGGTCTTCTGAGTGCTCTACCATACCGGCTTCCTTTTCCTCTAGTTTAGCTTCTtcttctcacttttttctttgTTCTCTTCCAGTGTCTGTCCAGTTGTAAACTCATCTTCTcactaaaaaacaaaaatcagtCCTTTAGATTTAACCACTGTAGGAAACCAACACCAACATGATAGTTTACATGATAGTTTCAAACCTCCTAGGTAAAAGAAAAAACCTATGAAGTTTGGAAAACCCTGTATGCTATAGTTTAATACTGTAGCGGAAGTATGCTACAGTGCCTCATTttaaaaagtatcacaacctacaattaATCTTGTATTATACAAAGTTAGCTGCATATCTACTGTAGAACTACACTCGGCGCTGCACGGTTAACTGAGGTGCTCTGCAatttagtacactggcgacacactttattcgagctcggctagtcccacgaattcgggtatacccgggtgtattgaggtttgtgactgttttctgcccgagtgcattgggttattttccaggcagggattgaagcattttattcccgctggctgcaatactgcacagtatatatatatatactgcattacaattcatgaatttatgccatctggtagacacgcgaagcattgcagcctattaaatcctaatcattatcatttaacagatcagccgcccgtcagccaggcatgaacccaggctgggaaggcaaacgcaacggggcttgtcagaggtgaggagcggcgcattccaggtatctgccaggtacatactgggtatttgctcgaataaagtgtgtcggtgcagtatttactGAGGCACAAATTGTGTAAAAAAACACTGCGCTCTCCTGAATTTATAACTGGTCCACCTGCCTCCTAAAATCTGTGGATAATGTGCGTCTTGATTATTGACTGGTTTTCCCATCTCTAGTTTTCTCTCACAATATTCAGAATAATCTTTGGGATGAACAGTTGTTGATTTATGTTAAGCATGAACCAGCAAGGCATGGATTCAAGTTTGAATGCAGAATAGGGTTAGCTTGAAGATCAGCAAGATTATCTTAAACTACAGACAAATACAACAACAGGGAACTTTGAAGAATTGAGTAAGATATATAGactattgacctttcatgcagaTAAGACTTTTGCAAACATGATTACCTGGACTATCCCAAATCTGCTAAAACACAACCAAGACCATCAATTCCCTACACTAAGCCACAGAAAGGAGATCAAAGGAAACGGCTGACAAGAAGATACAGCTGGGGCATGGGGAAAATGGAGTATGCAtgatgtaataaataaatatactgttttcttaaagtgtgtatatatacacacgccaGTATTTCAAGGAAACAATTTGTTGAGACCAGGCGTTGGGCCTCCTCACACTGAGGCAacactgtactattatcttaatTGCATGCTGCGCTATTAAACTACATTTAGTTTGAGAAACATGTCAAACTCGCCTTCCTTCAGTGATAATAAAGTTACAGGAAGTGTTACAGCTGGTTATGCTCACCATAATGCTTGGAATGGAATCGTACAGCACTCCAGTACGTCATAATAAAATTACATGAAGTGTTACTGCTGTATCACTGACGGTCTATATCCTTTTAGGATAAATCAGAGGGTGCAAAGCTGTCCAAGTCTTTCAGGTGCTGAAACTTCCTCCTCGTCACTCTTATCACAAGCAAAATCCCTGAGCTAAAATTGATATAGGAGATTTACTGTCACCTCGTCCTCCAAGATATGTTGTAGTGCTGGACTTCAATGCCCCAAGTacactattttatatttaatagCATTTGAGTCATACAGTGTACCTTCACTACGGAGTTATCAAAACTTTCCAAACAATATCATTGTATGCAGTTTCATGTTGGATTTATGGAATTCATTCTAAAAAGGTAAAATTACATGATTAAATAACACTATATGTTATGGTGAAtaaataagtgacaaaaaccctccaccatacaacAAATAAAACTATaatttatgagcacattcacatgtctcacacaggtctgAAAGCCTGCCCTTCACCATTGTCTCTTAGCACACAATGCTTCCAGTGCAGCCAAGAATTCTGgacaatgacatgcaaatgagcacaagtATGCTTAGCGAAAAGCAGGGTGCCAGGCCAGTCTGTGACATGTGAatctgctcacaagtggtatttttatttgcattacTAAATAATCTAAAAACACTGTGATTATATGCAGTGGTGTATTCCCCTATTGGTCGTGCTGTTGGCCGGTGCTGCAAGCATGCCACAGCATGCATGCACACAGCACTGACCCACACCGTG encodes the following:
- the LOC142488348 gene encoding uncharacterized protein LOC142488348; its protein translation is MDPHVLSFPVVVPQSLEVKSEKEEADTEERLTTIKSEMDSFSIGDFPVVVLESLEIKSEKEEPNTGEHLTPIMGEIVTLSVDENFLKEEHSESSEMSRNCLIPCSPDVPKLNNSCHMLDTCKEPVPHDGEFTGIVQHTAQTDSKYRSSKRYERDLRRNHGALLSVCCDCDISFSLDRDLATHVCVHTRELPFTCTDSENSFSLKGKLLSHQRIQTAQNYFNCTECGKQLRTKRSLLSHENIHTGEKHFKCTECGKQLNTKKSLLRHEKIHTGEKHFKCAECGKQFSTKGSLLTHENIHSGEKHFKCTSCGKQFSSKDYLLKHQNIHTGKIPFKCSECEKQFTTKGSLLKHQMIHTGVKPFTCAECGKCFSRKGSLLLHHRIHTGEKPFPCTECEKQFSTKESLLLHQMIHTGVKPFTCAVCGNRFSRKSGLLEHERIHTGEKPFPCSECGEQFRIKAFLLTHQMIHTGVKPFTCAECGNRFSRKSGLLGHEKIHTGVKPFSCVECGKSFSRKSSLLIHLRIHTGEKPFPCTECEKQFSIKESLLQHQMIHTGEKPFPCTECGKSFSHKRYLLQHHSFHTSEKPLVCSE